From one Triticum urartu cultivar G1812 chromosome 3, Tu2.1, whole genome shotgun sequence genomic stretch:
- the LOC125542945 gene encoding acyl transferase 9: MASSSFKVTRISEGAVKPASETPDHTLPLAWVDRYPTHRGLVESMHIFRSGADAAPAVIREALGKALAFFYPLAGRIVEQPEKGCPAIRCTADGVYFAEAVAECSLEDVRFLERPLLLPKEDLVPYPAADLWGVEPHNTIMMMQITKFTCGGFVMGLRFNHASADGMGAAQFIKAVGDMARGLPEPSVKPVWDREKFPNPSIKPGPLPELPVLALDYIVLDFPTGYIDGLKTQYKAHSGKFCSGFDVLTAKLWQCRTRALNLEPDATVKLCFFASVRHLLKLDAGYYGNSIFPVKMSGSSKKVLESSVMEVIDMIREAKQRMAVEFFQFAKEETRQDPFQMSFDYESIYVSDWSKLGFSDVDYGFGPPMFAGPLVNNDFIASVVILKAPLPLDGTRMLASCVTKEHSEEFARGMKEDLP; encoded by the exons ATGGCGTCGTCGAGCTTCAAGGTGACGCGGATCTCGGAGGGCGCGGTGAAGCCGGCGTCGGAGACGCCCGACCACACGCTGCCGCTGGCGTGGGTGGACCGGTACCCGACCCACCGGGGCCTGGTGGAGTCGATGCACATCTTCCGGTCCGGCGCCGACGCGGCCCCCGCCGTGATCCGCGAGGCGCTGGGCAAGGCGCTCGCCTTCTTCTACCCGCTGGCGGGCCGCATCGTGGAGCAGCCGGAGAAGGGGTGCCCCGCCATCCGCTGCACCGCCGACGGCGTCTACTTCGCGGAGGCCGTGGCCGAGTGCAGCCTGGAGGACGTGCGGTTCCTGGAGCGCCCCCTGCTGCTCCCCAAGGAGGACCTCGTCCCCTACCCCGCCGCCGACCTCTGGGGCGTCGAGCCCCACAACACCATCATGATGATGCAG ATCACGAAGTTCACCTGCGGCGGGTTCGTGATGGGCCTGCGGTTCAACCACGCGTCCGCGGACGGCATGGGCGCGGCGCAGTTCATCAAGGCGGTGGGCGACATGGCGCGGGGGCTCCCGGAGCCGTCGGTGAAGCCGGTGTGGGACAGGGAGAAGTTCCCCAACCCGAGCATCAAGCCTGGTCCGCTCCCGGAGCTCCCCGTGCTGGCGCTGGACTACATCGTGCTCGACTTCCCCACGGGCTACATCGACGGGCTCAAGACGCAGTACAAGGCGCACAGCGGCAAGTTCTGCTCCGGCTTCGACGTGCTGACGGCGAAGCTGTGGCAGTGCCGCACCCGGGCGCTGAACCTGGAGCCGGACGCCACGGTGAAGCTCTGCTTCTTCGCCAGCGTGCGCCACCTGCTGAAGCTGGACGCCGGGTACTACGGCAACTCCATCTTCCCCGTGAAGATGTCCGGGAGCAGCAAGAAGGTGCTGGAGTCGTCGGTGATGGAGGTGATCGACATGATCCGGGAGGCAAAGCAGCGGATGGCGGTGGAGTTCTTCCAGTTTGCCAAGGAGGAGACGCGGCAGGATCCCTTCCAGATGAGCTTCGACTACGAGTCCATCTACGTCTCCGACTGGAGCAAGCTGGGGTTCTCCGACGTGGACTACGGCTTCGGCCCGCCCATGTTCGCCGGCCCGCTCGTGAACAACGACTTCATCGCCTCCGTCGTCATCCTCAAGGCGCCGCTGCCGCTGGACGGCACCCGGATGCTCGCCAGCTGCGTCACCAAGGAGCACTCGGAGGAGTTCGCCCGCGGCATGAAGGAGGACCTGCCATGA